One genomic region from Neospora caninum Liverpool complete genome, chromosome V encodes:
- a CDS encoding Ribosomal RNA large subunit methyltransferase I, related, which yields MSSSPRSPPTDLTRKPSSATDGRTERVGGVKGDGGKKSSAPRGALEPRGVLVLKTPAGTGNAVTGARACGPWIFSNQVLSCSLRDPAEKASQTCGSSQGSAAPSSAPGAGDEPGSSASTTETALVRVQDERGVSYGVAYYNRHALISARFLSEDADELIDHNFFLSRFRTALQSRMSFSRSFSWSMHGHSQRDTVDVCRSEFHGGDKATEVRDMFFRLVNGEGDGLPGLVVDLYGEYACIQSLTRGMDSLMPLATAALRSLLSLGGILVRRDRPDRALEFPHAEGAGDTDRSFAAWRSEPVVAEGVIPSHVVLAENGCAFAVDLRAQPETGKCWKKLQRAQWKIPRDIALNKKPVGALRRQCLAWYGAPPRWRFDRREFRRQVALLSAGKRVLDLSGHSAACGITCVHLGKADRCVVVDNNEQSAMLALKGMNLNGITSARLEVQQEDVDTWLKNYASRLVSDGDPCYFDVVILDLPNLAWRKSDVPGARASLRQLVETVARVTAPGGYLAITNSSRHYSQGTFLADASVACASAGRDAVLCAEGGAGFDFPVDVRLPRSPELQWTILELSER from the exons ATGTCTTCATCGCCTCGATCCCCGCCGACCGATCTGACGAGAAAGCCATCGTCGGCTACGGACGGAAGGACGGAGCGCGTCGGAGGGGTGAAGGGCGACGGTGGAAAGAAGAGCTCCGCCCCGCGAG GCGCCCTGGAACCTCGCGGCGTTTTGGTCCTGAAGACCCCTGCGGGCACGGGAAACGCCGTCACAGGTGCTCGGGCATGTGGCCCGTGGATTTTCAGTAATCAAGTGCTTTCCTGTTCCCTTCGCGATCCGGCGGAGAAGGCTAGCCAAACATGCGGGTCGTCTCAAGGAAGCGCCGCACCCTCCTCGGCTCCTGGGGCTGGAGACGAACCAGGCAGCAGCGCGTCCACAACAGAGACGGCCCTCGTCCGTGTGCAAGACGAAAGAGGTGTTTCCTACGGGGTTGCTTACTATAACCGCCACGCTTTGATTAGTgcccgctttctctccgagGACGCAGACGAGCTCATAGACCACAACTTCTTTCTCAGCAGGTTTCGTACTGCTCTCCAGAGTCGGATGTCCTTCTCTCGATCTTTTTCCTGGAGCATGCATGGGCACAGTCAACGAGACACGGTGGACGTGTGCCGGAGCGAGTTCCACGGAGGCGACAAGGCGACAGAGGTCCGGGACATGTTTTTCCGCCTGGTGAACGGAGAAGGTGATGGGCTGCCGGGTCTCGTTGTAGACCTCTACGGAgaatatgcatgcatccaaTCCCTCACCAGAG GCATGGACAGTCTCATGCCGCTGGCGACCGCCGCGCTACGCAGTCTCCTTAGCCTGGGCGGCATCCTCGTTCGTCGAGACCGACCGGACCGGGCTCTCGAGTTCCCTCATGCCGAAGGTGCCGGAGACACTGACAGGTCGTTTGCAGCCTGGAGATCGGAGCCTGTAGTCGCCGAGG GTGTTATCCCTAGTCACGTCGTCCTCGCGGAAAATGGATGCGCGTTTGCTGTTGATCTACGGGCGCAGCCCGAGACAGGCAAGTGTTGGAAGAAACTTCAGCGCGCGCAGTGGAAAATCCCCAGAGACATTGCGCTCAACAAGAAACCCGTGGGGGCTCTGCGCAGGCAGTGCCTGGCATGGTACGGAGCCCCGCCCC GGTGGCGCTTCGATCGCAGAGAGTTTCGGCGGCAGGTCGCCCTGCTCAGCGCAGGCAAACGGGTTCTCGACCTCTCTGGACACTCTGCAg CGTGCGGCATCACTTGCGTTCACCTGGGGAAGGCGGATCGTTGCGTTGTTGTGGACAACAATGAACAGTCAGCAATGCTAGCCCTCAAGGGGATGAATCTTAATGGAATCACCAGCGCCAGGCTCGAGGTTCAGCAGGAAGACGTGGATACTTGGCTAAAGAACTACGCATCTCGGCTTGTGAGCGATGGGG ATCCCTGCTACTTTGACGTTGTCATTCTGGACCTGCCGAACCTCGCGTGGCGCAAGAGCGACGTGCCTGGCGCGAGGGCCTCCCTGCGGCAGCTGGTGGAGACAGTTGCGCGAGTCACGGCGCCAGGCGGCTACCTCGCGATAACAAATTCGAGCCGGCATTATTCTCAGGGCaccttcctcgccgacgcatctgttgcatgcgcgagcGCAGGACGTGATG CGGTTTTGTGCgcggagggcggcgcgggTTTCGACTTCCCGGTGGACGTCAGACTGCCTCGGTCTCCGGAGCTTCAGTGGACAATTCTGGAGCTGTCCGAGCGGTAG